A single genomic interval of Schistocerca americana isolate TAMUIC-IGC-003095 chromosome 2, iqSchAmer2.1, whole genome shotgun sequence harbors:
- the LOC124595533 gene encoding uncharacterized protein LOC124595533 — MPRSSKVFKKVRKCQASRCSKDNLKTSPIITNGNDTSTKKASASRRKIDSCQSLDDCGSDTQATSGFRLIDLKILSDIISSACVCADCGAKSLRLYDEENRIGIVCMLHLTCESCHSDTAFRTSASSNRIYEANMRLIYGMRCLGIGREGTRLFCGIMNMPQPSARYTTGNKTLLSALQEEVEENLKSSAKEAVKMNSELKTEADNTPDTDLCVSCDGTWMKRGHTSLYGVSSVISVDTGKILDVQVMSKYCYSCVLGKRAGEVEENKWQVEHKKVCCRNYSGSSGGMEPAAMKLMFHRSVEKYGVRYTKYLGDGDSSSFKTVLESEPYGPHCAIEKLECVGHVQKRMGGRLLKLKRELKGRKLEDGKLLGGPNRLTDKEIHSLQVYYGKAIRDNSGNLNNMQKAVWSIYFHKLSTDDKPVHNLCDISWCKFKQAERDGMNYSHKHSLPVAVLSAIKPTFRCLAEPDLLRKCVHGKTQNPNESYNSLIWKRCPKTTFVSTIIVEIAAYDACLVFNNGNLGRIKTLQRLGFHPGAFTYSILKDIDDKRVAAADITANKIEQQVNQRRQAKKRLLADEEEYAYGLH, encoded by the coding sequence ATGCCGCGTTCTAGTAAGGTGTTTAAAAAGGTTAGAAAGTGTCAAGCTTCTCGATGTAGTAAAGACAACTTGAAAACCAGCCCCATAATAACAAATGGAAACGATACTTCAACCAAGAAAGCGAGTGCTTCGAGAAGGAAAATTGACAGCTGTCAATCACTTGATGATTGTGGCTCAGACACTCAAGCTACTAGTGGTTTTAGGCTTATTGATTTGAAAATACTATCTGATATTATATCATCTGCTTGTGTATGTGCTGACTGTGGTGCAAAAAGTTTGAGATTATATGACGAAGAAAACAGAATTGGAATAGTGTGTATGTTGCATCTTACTTGTGAAAGCTGTCATTCAGACACTGCTTTTAGAACTTCGGCATCAAGTAACCGGATATATGAAGCAAATATGCGTTTAATATATGGCATGAGATGTTTGGGCATAGGCAGGGAAGGTACCAGACTGTTTTGTGGGATCATGAACATGCCACAACCAAGTGCTAGGTACACCACTGGAAATAAAACACTGCTAAGTGCTCTTCAAGAGGAAGTGGAAGAAAACTTGAAGTCCTCTGCAaaggaagctgtgaagatgaatAGTGAACTAAAGACAGAAGCAGATAACACGCCAGACACCGATTTGTGTGTGTCATGTGATGGAACGTGGATGAAGCGTGGACATACATCACTGTATGGAGTATCATCTGTCATTAGTGTTGATACTGGAAAAATTCTTGACGTTCAGGTAATGAGCAAATATTGCTATAGCTGTGTACTCGGAAAGAGAGCtggtgaagtggaagaaaataagtggcAGGTTGAACACAAGAAAGTGTGCTGTAGAAATTATTCTGGTTCTAGTGGTGGAATGGAACCTGCAGCTATGAAACTTATGTTCCATCGAAGTGTGGAAAAGTACGGTGTTAGATACacaaaataccttggtgatggtgactcCAGCTCCTTCAAAACTGTTTTGGAAAGTGAACCTTATGGTCCCCATTGTgctatagaaaagttggaatgtgttggacatgtgcaaaaacgaatgggaggcagacttttaaaattgaaacgTGAATTGAAGGGCAGgaaacttgaggatggaaaactttTAGGTGGTCCCAACAGACTCACAGACAAAGAAATTCATTCTTTACAAGTGTACTATGGCAAGGCAATAAGGGACAACAGTGGAAATTTGAATAACATGCAGAAGGCTGTGTGGtctatttattttcataaactatCCACAGATGACAAACCTGTACataatttgtgtgacatatcgtgGTGCAAATTCAAGCAGGCTGAGCGTGATGGCATGAActattcacacaagcacagtttACCTGTGGCTGTTTTAAGTGCTATAAAACCAACATTTAGGTGTTTAGCAGAGCCAGACCTCCTACGAAAGTGTgtgcatggaaagacacaaaaccctaatgaaagttacaactcACTGATTTGGAAACGTTGCCCaaaaacaacatttgtttcaacaattattgttgaaattgctgcatatgatgcttgtttagtttttaacaatggtaatcttggaagaataaaaactctacagaggctaggatttCATCCAGGAGCTTTCACCTATTCAATATTGAAGGACATCGATGACAAAAGAGTTGCTGCGGCTGATATTACAGCCAATAAAATTGAACAGCAGGTTAACCAAAGAAGACAAGCAAAGAAGAGACTGCTTGCAGATGAAGAGGAGTATGCATATGGCTTGCACTAG